The DNA segment TTATTTTCTAATCAAGatcaaatatgatatttatatttatttagtttcaaattattttcttcttattttggaagtattaagtaaaataaatgtttacttttttgaGAATgagttgttttggttttatttaatttttttttaaatgtatttgttttttaacaacttatttgtgaaaaatactataacagaattacagaattaaaagttgctatctgtttattttacagatttttttcaagttaaaatacatttataatcatttattttcaaatgatttatttataattttacaaacaatatgtaaaataaatataaattgcattGCAATCTTCTAATTTGGCCCTATACGATTATATGCTTAGCagcatttattatttgcatttggcATTGTTTTTCCTCTAAAAACCCCAGCCAACAAAATTCtgttcaagtaacatttttctaACATTCCAGATTAGTTATCAAACATTATCTCAATGTTCTCTCAACATTcctaacattttaaacattttcttggTTAAGTGAATGCTAGAGAAAAGATTGAGGGAAtgttccatttgatcattttgcaaacattacggAAACAAAAAGTTAgatgaacatccaactaaaatgtttcagaaaaacgtCTATGAACAATGACTGTGCTAATGTTTAGATATTCTTATTAAAGACCAGTTAAACTTTGAATGAATGCAGGCTACTGTTCATGCAACTGGAGGAGAAGCTTGccagaacgttccctgttagctgggactGTCGTGCAGCCCAAACCCCAGTTGAGAAGCACTGCAGACGCTCGTCttggtgtgtgtgtcagtcatcTGCAGGCCGCAGGTCTCCTTTGATGGCTTTATAGAGTCGCAGGAGTGTGTTCGCCCACAGCTCTCTCTGGTGGCCGGGGCTGGTGCGTGGGAGCTGCTGAGCGGTGAACACCATGGTGAGGACGGTGCGCTCAAACTCGTCCATGCGCAGCGAGCCACGCCGCAGCTCCAGCTGAGCACTGAGCCGCTGGATCTCAGAGAGGCTTCTGGGAAGCACGTCCTCACACAGGACCTCCAGAACCTTTAGCTTCCTCATGGACGCCAGCTCCTGATCGGATATGTGGAGCGTCCCGTTCACCGCGTCCATGTACCCTCCTGACCACAACACCTGTCAAACAAAACCATATAGTGCTTCATACAATACAGATTATTATAGATCCaatttatgaacaaacattcttccagtaacgttCACAGGACGTTCATtcagagttatctggtctttaatatcGTTCTCagaacattagcacaaaaacattatttacacatttaattttatttctgaaatgttttagttggatgtttatataatgtttttttttttttaaatgtttctactTGTTTTTGGAATGTTcggagaacattcaaaagtaacattccaatAATGTTTGCAACATTCTAAAGAGGAATGTTCAAATATAACATTCAAATACTTTTGGAACGTTCAGAGgacattcagaaaaaaacattttcacaagtgAATGCTCTCAAAACAATTCcacaaaaagtatatttatacattgttcatggaatggtttttttttttttttttgttttacattttttaaatgtttctacttgtttcagaacattcagagaacattcaaaagtagcaTTCACATTATGTtggcaaaatgataaaatggaatgtttcctTAACATTctcataaccaaaaaaaaaaaaaaaaaaaaaaaacttaaaaaaaattatgtttttatagctAAATGGGAACATCAGCAAACATTCTTAGAACAAATTTTGTTACCTGGGAAAACAACAGTATTAACGTTGCAATTCGATtacagctgtaaagcagctcaaAGAAAATAGCATCATtattcagttcaatgttgattcagttcagtttaataactTCGTCtattatcaaataaatttgattttgctATAAAGTAGCTCTACAGAATGCGATTGTAATCCAGCTaacaaaaaagaaagttttgctaacattttcatgaatgttactgaatgttctctgaacattagGAGAATGTTGCTGTTGAATGTTCGCTGAACGTTCTGAATCAAGtagtaactttaaaaaaaacgttAGACAAACATCCAACTAACATTTCAGAAAAGACGCTCCATGAATGatgtatgaataatgttttgatgttttgagaacattattaaaaacccTATATTTTTGacgaacattctattaatgtcaCAGGAAGAACGTTTGTTATAACTTGCCAGAACAtcagccaaagttctgagaacattccctgtCAGCTGGGCATTATCCAGctcaatttagttttgttctcatctaacagtgtcagtgcagttaaactgataatattactgaatatttagCATCTTTTAAAAGAAGCACCAGAACACAAATGAACTGTTGATTGGCTCAGATTGATTCAGTGGCGTTCAGCAGACCGAGAGCTCAATAAAGCAGCTGTTATGGATGATTCTGCAGAGCCTCTGATGAGAGTTCAGTCTGAAGTCTCGTTCAGTCTGTGTTTAGCGTGTGATGAGGTCGATCGGGAGGCTTTAGTTTGTGTCTGATATCATGCAGACTCATTCAGCGCCACACTGCTggaatattaatatgttttattttttgtattgaatCTAAACGTGCACCTCTCAGTATGGAGCGGCTGATGGATCTGACAGCGCAGGAGATTGCAGAACTCAGCACAACTCAATAACCGAATAAACTCAAGTGTATGAAGAGCTATTGATCGCTTCCTTCATTCAACCAGAGATGCTGAAAAGCTCATTAAACACTGCAGATAAACAAGTTTCAGCGCTCAGCAAACTTCAGTTTCTGCTCAAATTCCTagtgagaaataaaaacagacacaagtCAGTCAATACAGAGCTATTCTGAGCTTGACAGAAAGTGTGAAGTCTTCTCTGAGCTCTAATAAATAGCTTTGGATTGCACATATTGCTATCTTGGCCATGACAGTTTGGTGATATTTCTGGCAGGGTTTTTGTAGTATAAC comes from the Cyprinus carpio isolate SPL01 chromosome B4, ASM1834038v1, whole genome shotgun sequence genome and includes:
- the LOC109091751 gene encoding protein FAM180A-like produces the protein MTALRILSVSALMCQMSITASLHWRKALFPSAFRVKRGTPALLNPTFQKSAEDTGLLYEVLWSGGYMDAVNGTLHISDQELASMRKLKVLEVLCEDVLPRSLSEIQRLSAQLELRRGSLRMDEFERTVLTMVFTAQQLPRTSPGHQRELWANTLLRLYKAIKGDLRPADD